One Triticum dicoccoides isolate Atlit2015 ecotype Zavitan chromosome 3B, WEW_v2.0, whole genome shotgun sequence genomic window, TCAGATGCTTTGAACAATGGAAAGGGCATGCATGCATGGACAATGTGCATAATGTCATATCGAGGCTCGTTGATTGGACTTAGCTTCACCTTTGAACATTTCTGGCCTCAAGTATTGACACGGTTGCCCAAGGACAATCGGTCAAAATATGATGTGACATGGGTCGGCATGTTGTGTTATTTTGTGGCATACATGTTCTGTTTCGGTATGATGATCGAAGTCGTGTTTCGAAAACTTTTACTGTGACACATTTTTTCAAGAAAACCGGCTATAAGCCACAAATAAAACGTTCAAATTAACCTGCAACACCAACTATGTGTTTGTCCCCCACAAGCCTCCGCCATGACTAGAAACACCTCCTGAAGCAGGACCACTGATGCTGGTCGTCCTTGTCCTTTTCCAGCCTATGTACCCACCGGGATGTCGTTAGAACTCTCATCGTCGTGGTCACTATACGACACAAAGGAGTGCGAGAGCGAGTTTCTCTAGTCCCATTACTAGTTTTGTTGTTATGTTAACTTAGTAGTTTTGTTGCATGCCTCTAAGTTTATCTAGTTCTACAAGTAGATTTTTCTAGAACTTCTATATTTGTATCATGTTATTCTTCTGTTTTACTATTTATAAAGGATTCATTAAAATCTCTCATTCACCAACACCCCTTCGGTCGATAATTTTGATCCTACACTTTGCGATGTGGGTTTGGTCGGCTGTCATTTGCACGAAGTTGGAGTTGCTTGCTCGGGAAGAAGTGTTGACGATGACATCAATGTGCAACCTCAACGAGACTTTCATAGTGGTGTGTGTATTGTATTTTAAGTATGCCTAATCAGCGGGTTGTGACAATTTTCACCCGGCTTTTGTTAAGTAACCAGGCAACTATCTTTTTTCTTAACTAATAGATGAGGCAAAAATTTATTGCCATTTCCAAAAAATTAAAACTAACATGATACAAGCGTCTCACTCATAAAAAAGTATTATGATACCAACACCTATAACCTGCACAAGTTTGCATAGGCTCCATGAAAGCACATTCCAAGTAACCAAGTTCAATATAGCTATGCAGACCTTCCGCCCAATGAAAGCATACTCACAATGCCATAATTTACGCAACCgactcaaaaaaaaaaacaatggCACACTTCAAGAACTAAAAAATAAAACTTCCCACACATGAAAGTTAAAAAAACTAGTAAAATGCCTATCCACATCTATATATGATGATTAAAAAAGCATAACCCAGTAGAAATCCAGCGAAGCTAAAAAATATTTGTTGAACACGACCAACAAGATGGACTCAAAGGCATTGCTCCAATTACCAAGGGGGCTATGGCGGAGATATCGACATCGATGAAAAACGGTAATCCCACATCTTTTGATGATGCGCCCCATCTTTAGTGTGTGGGGATTTACTTCCATCGCGTCATTTCAAAGATAAAAACATGATGAATAGACTGAGTGTGTGTTGCAAGTAACATTTCCACACTAGCATTGCCCCGTTTAATTTCTATCGGAGAAGTGTGTGCTTTACATATAAATTTCAAAAAAAAGTGCTCCTGCCATGCATGTTGGATACAACATAAGCCCTACTTTCGCGCTTATGAACGATAGCCTCAAATTGCAAAATCTCCTAGCTACATGATGCGCCATCTAGAACACACATGCATTTACATAAATTTAGTTGCAGAGCTGTTCGTTAGATACTccctccggaaatacttgtcagagaaatggATACATTTATCTTGCAAAAAAAAAGGATAAAATTCTGAATGGAGAGAGTAACAATGATTTTACACAAATACTATATGTAAGCACCGTTTCACATTTTTAGTGCTTTGTTGACACGGAAGGCATAAACACAGAAAACTCGTACAAAAATCATGTTCGGTCGAATATGGGTGCTCACGAAACCGACAGATCCAGTTACCCAGGTAACTGAAACTAGCAGGACTAGTCGAGCGAGCATTTGTTTTCATCGGACAGCTTTACAAATATCACTAGCGGCCAGTTCAGCTGGATTGTCATTGGATTATCTATCGTGCATGTGTCGTTCTGCCAAAGCCGTCCATGAAGTATTCCCTCCGTTTTCAAATACTTATaattttttttagagatttcaataaggggcTACATATGAAGAAAAATGAATGAATCTatgttctaaaatatgtctatatacatccgtacctGATAGTCTATTTAATAAAAACtctaaaaaaaagaaagagagtactccctccatccaaaaatacttgtcctaaaaatggagaaaatgaagtacttccgTTTGAACCCAGACCGGGAAGATGAAATGTAGGGGCATCTTTTCCAGTTCGATCACAGTTCCGTTGCACCAATCACAGACCACGCGCTCAGGTTTCGGAATCTCAGCAGCTCTACTGGCTTTCGGCCACCACGGAACGGCAGAGAGCAGAGCAGCGACAGCGGGCCGGACGAGGGCGGGCCCGCGCCGCAGCCACCGCCCCCACATGCCGCTCCCCGTTCAGTCGTTCACTCTCCAGCGCCTTCCTCCCTCCCCGTTCTCCCCTCCATTCTCTGTCTCCCACGCCTCTTATCGCTTCCGAGCTCTCATGGCCGCACACACCGCGCGCTAAGCAAGCCTGACAGCCCGACCCCATGAGGCAGCCGCACCTCCTCTCGCCGCAGCGGCTCTCCCCCTCGCccgtcctctccccccacttctcgCCGCCCTGCGCGGCGCAGGGCGGCTCGCCGTGGCGGTGGCGCCACCGCCGGGCCTTCCACCCGCCGCTCTCCTCGCTGCGGGAGTCCGACAAGGGCACGCTGCGCAAGGCCTCGCCCAACCTCCCCTTCCGGCTCGGCGGCGGGGGCGGCCGCAGCCCCGACGACCGTCGCTCTGCCGCCGGCcaggagaagaaggggaagaaggagaaggacGAGAAGGAGGAAGAGGGCGGCGGGGTCTCGGGGGCCCTCACCGGGACACTGCTCGCCGGGGCGGTGCTTGTCGGGGTCGTAGGGGGGTTCGGGGCCGCCGGGTACGTGTACAAGGACCAGATCAATACCTTcctcacgcacttctccgggttcatTGAGGGTAATGGAACCAACAATCCAGCTGTGCTCCCAGCTCTGCTTGCTTTGCACTACTTGTTTGGCCTAAGCTGTGCTCTTAGTAGTACTGAAATTAGTGAAATGTCTTGTGAATTCCGCGTTCAAATATAGCTAGTGATTCTGGTGCTCAGATACTACTCTGTAGTGGCGCATGATAGCAAAGACCATTGGACTGCAGAACTAGCCATTCACATATCTGCTGATTCCTGTTTGACCATTATGAAATCCTTCAAGTAAACGCCTTCTGTGGATATTTTGGTTAAACTTTTATATTACTTTGCATGAACAGGCTATGGCACTGCTGGGTACGCGTTGTTTATACTTGCCTATGCAGGATTGGAGGTATATTCTTGAGTTATCAACCTTACTCCTCTACCTTCTTGTCAAGGCTTATGATCATTTCTACCTAAACTACTTAGTCCACTACAGATCTTGATCTTGTCATAGAATTTAGGGTTGCAACTTTGGATTAATCCTAATGATGGTGTTTGTTTGATTCAGGTTCTTGCAATTCCAGCAGTACCGTTGACCATGTCTGCAGGTCTATTATTTGGTAGTGTTACTGGTACTATTATGGTTTCAATCAGTGGGACAGTAAGTAACTTCAACATGAACAACATTTCTGTTttcattctgctgccatgcatttTCTCATTCAATTTTGTCGACTTTATAGCTAGCTGCCGCTGTGGCCTTTCTCATCGCTAGATACTTTGCTAGAGAGCGTATTCTTAAGATGGTTGAAGGAAACAAGAAGTTTCTGGCAATTGATAAAGCAATAGGTGAAAATGGATTCAAGGTTGTGACTCTGCTTCGTTTGAGTCCCCTATTACCTTTCTCCCTTGGGAACTACTTGTACGGCTTGACTTCAGTCAAGTTCCTACCCTACGTGTTGGGCAGGTTAGTTTCTATTCACACTTCCTTATTTTATTTTGGCATTCTCCGTGAATCTAACAGAAATAATGAAGTACATATTCCTGCACACAGAAAAACTAATTTAGCTGTTCTTGATGACCTGTTAACTTACAGTTTCATATGCATGATTCATGATGCAGTGTAGTAATGTTATTACGGACGCATGCGATTAACAAAATCAAAGGAGTAGCAAATACCATATACCTGGTTAAGGGACTGACAACTTTCTGATCCAGTACAAATTGAGCATTCCTTTGTGAAGGAATATTACATTGAAATTTTTTCCATCGGTAATATATTTTTCCTATAAAGCAATTTTTACCTCAGATATTGCTTTTGTACGTATGCAGTTGGTTGGGTATGCTTCCAGGAACATGGGCTTATGTCAGTGCTGGTGCATTTGGGCGAGCTATAATTGTAAGTTCGTAAACCCTTGATCTTTTCTTAGTTCACCTTTTCTTTGCAAACTTGCTTTTGTTGCTACATCACGGATACTGCTCCACTATATAGTATATACTCTTTCAAGCCATCAAAAATGCTTTACATATGTATGTGTTCTCTACTCTTATATAGaatagtactccctctataaactaatgTAGGACATTTTACAGACTTGACACAAGTCTCTAAAATGTCCTATattactttacagagggagtagctcaTAAGAACTGTCTCCATCCCATGGATATGGGGGTGTCTTGCAGCATGTTGACGTATCTGCTTTCTAGTGAAGTGTCCAGAATGGAATAGCACTTGTATATAACAAAATGCGGACACCTTAATCCAACTCAAGGCACCCCTTAGTCTATAGTGTGCTTTGGTGTTGCTGGTAGCAGCTCAAATATTTCAGCAAAGTATTAGAACATGGTGTTTCATTTGGTACTTTGAAAATTCAGTTGTATGTGTAGTCAGGACGGTTGAACTATAGAGGTACCGGAGTTCAAACCTAATAAAAATAAACTTTCTTGAGTGAAACAATGAtgaactcataaggttgatgagaTCTTTTTTTACTATCAAGTGGCTTGAATACTTGGAACCATGACATGGCTCCCTCGTTTTGCAGCAAGATGAGACGGAAATCGGTCTGGGAGGAAACAACCAGCTATTGACACTGGGCATAGGGCTATTAGTTACAGCCGTTGCTGCTACTTATGTAACACGGCTCGCTAAGGTAATTAAGCTTTTGTCGTATATGTATATAACAGTGGGAATCAACTACTGAGATGTGTTATTTTCTTTTTGTCAACCTCGGCTATTATTGCTAACTGCTTCTCGTCGTTGTTTTCCAGGATGCTGTAAAGGATATTGACGACGAATAGAATGGTAGGATTACATAGCAAAAGGGCCATTCAAATAGCAAAGTAGCACGAGAATGTACATCACTGGCATCTTTTGGTGCAATCTAATCTAGAAATACAAGCGATTGTCAGAGAGAAAAAAAGGTCTCTTCTCAGTGTCCTCATCCAGCTCTCCCATACACATCCCTACGCTGGATCTGTCAAAAATCAAAAATGAGGCGAGGGTTGTTCGTTGTTGTACCTGCTCTGCCAGCGCCGAGCTTACCAGTAGTCGACACGCACCATCCTTCATGTGATGGAAGCAGTTGGCGTCCCTCGGTATGATCTCCGTGCCGTACGCCTCGGTGACCATCTTGATCGCGGCGTGGCAGTCGCCGCACACCCGGAGGTTCTCCTTGGGCTTGTAGCTTGAGAGCATCtccaagagcatctccagccgcgcccccaacaaggccctCCAGGTGAATTTTcggccgccggcgccaaaaaaaggtccaGTCGCGTCCCCGGGGGTTCATTT contains:
- the LOC119277949 gene encoding TVP38/TMEM64 family membrane protein slr0305-like isoform X1, with the translated sequence MRQPHLLSPQRLSPSPVLSPHFSPPCAAQGGSPWRWRHRRAFHPPLSSLRESDKGTLRKASPNLPFRLGGGGGRSPDDRRSAAGQEKKGKKEKDEKEEEGGGVSGALTGTLLAGAVLVGVVGGFGAAGYVYKDQINTFLTHFSGFIEGYGTAGYALFILAYAGLEVLAIPAVPLTMSAGLLFGSVTGTIMVSISGTLAAAVAFLIARYFARERILKMVEGNKKFLAIDKAIGENGFKVVTLLRLSPLLPFSLGNYLYGLTSVKFLPYVLGSWLGMLPGTWAYVSAGAFGRAIIQDETEIGLGGNNQLLTLGIGLLVTAVAATYVTRLAKDAVKDIDDE
- the LOC119277949 gene encoding TVP38/TMEM64 family inner membrane protein YdjZ-like isoform X2, whose translation is MRQPHLLSPQRLSPSPVLSPHFSPPCAAQGGSPWRWRHRRAFHPPLSSLRESDKGTLRKASPNLPFRLGGGGGRSPDDRRSAAGQEKKGKKEKDEKEEEGGGVSGALTGTLLAGAVLVGVVGGFGAAGYVYKDQINTFLTHFSGFIEGYGTAGYALFILAYAGLEVLAIPAVPLTMSAGLLFGSVTGTIMVSISGTLAAAVAFLIARYFARERILKMVEGNKKFLAIDKAIGENGFKVVTLLRLSPLLPFSLGNYLYGLTSVKFLPYVLGSVVMLLRTHAINKIKGVANTIYLVKGLTTF